The proteins below come from a single bacterium genomic window:
- a CDS encoding metallophosphoesterase, with the protein MVCATAVFATDLTVFVVSDTHFIKDAVDCNLCRAGVKAMNSLPGTPYPMKFGNATVAIPSAVLVCGDLCDGGSKKTGYAADLPEPDISVNYQDEWNWFDYCFPLNGAPDDYNRLKYPTYATAGNHDWWRYAGCRQGTSDYVVDQLKSRYSPMCEVMDGNVCYSSDLDGIHFVSLGRYPDKYVRKWLSSDLERVGKDMPIVLFQHYDFKTKSGEKWWKDSDRKSLADIINGYKIIAILHGHSHAACHYKWNGYDIYDDGTLGKKGDIGIMHITDLYVDYAQYRVTSDAAGNLRGGKWKWSYRKLR; encoded by the coding sequence ATGGTCTGCGCAACAGCAGTTTTTGCGACCGATCTGACTGTTTTTGTTGTGTCGGACACGCATTTTATCAAGGATGCGGTTGACTGCAATCTCTGCCGGGCAGGTGTAAAGGCAATGAATAGTCTGCCGGGCACTCCATATCCTATGAAATTTGGGAATGCGACGGTTGCGATACCCAGCGCAGTGCTTGTCTGCGGTGATTTATGTGATGGCGGTTCAAAGAAGACGGGTTATGCCGCCGATTTGCCGGAGCCTGATATCAGTGTCAATTATCAAGATGAATGGAACTGGTTTGATTACTGCTTTCCGCTTAATGGCGCACCGGATGACTATAATCGCTTGAAATATCCCACATACGCCACCGCCGGCAACCACGACTGGTGGCGCTACGCCGGTTGCCGCCAAGGCACTTCAGACTATGTGGTCGATCAGCTCAAATCCCGCTACTCGCCTATGTGTGAGGTTATGGATGGCAATGTCTGTTATTCGTCTGACCTTGATGGAATCCACTTTGTCTCTTTGGGACGCTATCCTGACAAGTATGTGCGGAAATGGCTTAGCTCCGACCTTGAAAGAGTCGGCAAAGACATGCCCATTGTCCTCTTTCAGCACTATGATTTCAAAACCAAGAGCGGTGAAAAGTGGTGGAAGGATAGCGATCGCAAATCCCTGGCCGATATCATCAACGGCTATAAGATAATCGCTATATTGCATGGTCACTCGCATGCAGCATGCCACTACAAATGGAACGGCTATGACATATATGACGACGGCACACTCGGCAAGAAGGGCGACATCGGCATTATGCACATAACCGATCTATATGTTGATTATGCACAGTACAGGGTTACCTCTGATGCCGCCGGCAACTTGAGGGGTGGAAAGTGGAAGTGGTCATACCGCAAGTTGCGCTAA
- a CDS encoding response regulator: MCKILVIDDEEAVRQVVKRRLERDGYSVDTADSQEAGINAIVSKNPPYDIVVTDMVMESPSSGLEMLQAALSHDVFTEVIVLTAYGNVANAVECMKRGAFDYVEKNIPGVDVFEILSLKVSQALERRKMSLATLRKIEQYTKD, encoded by the coding sequence ATGTGCAAAATACTTGTGATAGATGATGAAGAGGCTGTCCGCCAGGTTGTCAAACGCAGGCTCGAGCGGGACGGATATTCAGTGGATACTGCCGACTCCCAGGAAGCGGGAATAAATGCAATCGTGTCGAAGAACCCGCCGTATGACATAGTGGTGACCGATATGGTGATGGAGTCACCGTCGAGCGGTCTTGAAATGCTGCAGGCAGCGCTTTCGCATGATGTATTTACCGAGGTGATCGTGCTTACGGCTTACGGCAACGTTGCCAATGCGGTCGAGTGTATGAAGCGCGGCGCGTTCGATTATGTGGAGAAGAATATTCCGGGTGTGGACGTTTTCGAGATACTCTCGCTCAAGGTCTCTCAGGCTTTGGAGAGGCGCAAGATGTCTCTTGCCACACTCAGAAAGATCGAGCAATATACGAAGGATTGA
- a CDS encoding GAF domain-containing protein codes for MKANDAICGPKSDPTLFSRVSQLVATSESLDEVLQYIIEEAVLICDADRGFLATADHERGELDVRYTAGISWTEEVRLGRLKVAEGTGRGITSYVAANGKPYRSSDVLKDPYYRKYFDDVRSEVAVPLIDKDGRTRGVINIESTHSDAFDERHEATLLGLANLAAIAITVAELRAREAALIQIGKELNGLSDMGAILQKVIEVAAEALKFEDCSLFLYDRASSKLILRASRGPLGKKIGEASYDVGEGLTGWTAEQQQPIRVQNPKKDPRWRGRFEELPARDLGAFMAVPINSHSGILGVLRVQRKKSPYKWFPNDFTEDDERALSTISVQLGIALDNARLLDQLVKTERMAAWGEMSARSAHMIGNRVFAIKGDVNELEYLLQQVKIDAGASLKLSESIKKGIFLLEEILNEFREFVKATQLDLEEVDINALVMEAIEEGFPKRSKTKLKKKLAQDLPVVMADPKKLMRCFTELMENSVNFMPDGGEIKITTGFADAKSKKWLRPNKQGGNYVQITFDDKGPGVPTDQKPKIFDPFYTSRAKGMGLGLSIVKGIVDAHDGVIFESGRPGKGAKFSILVPYEP; via the coding sequence ATGAAAGCTAATGATGCAATCTGCGGTCCCAAATCCGACCCGACTCTCTTTTCCAGGGTAAGCCAACTCGTAGCGACCAGCGAATCGCTTGATGAGGTTTTGCAGTATATTATTGAGGAAGCTGTTCTCATCTGCGATGCAGACAGAGGTTTTCTGGCGACTGCCGACCATGAACGCGGCGAGCTTGATGTTCGCTATACTGCAGGCATCAGTTGGACTGAAGAGGTCAGGCTTGGTAGGCTCAAGGTGGCCGAGGGTACTGGCCGAGGCATCACCAGCTATGTTGCGGCGAATGGTAAGCCATACCGCTCCTCAGATGTGCTCAAGGACCCATACTATCGAAAATACTTCGATGATGTGCGCAGTGAAGTTGCCGTGCCGTTGATCGACAAGGACGGCCGCACGCGAGGTGTGATAAACATTGAGAGCACTCATTCGGACGCATTTGACGAGCGACATGAGGCGACTCTGCTGGGTCTGGCTAATCTGGCGGCGATAGCGATCACTGTCGCCGAGCTTCGGGCCCGTGAGGCTGCGCTTATCCAGATAGGAAAAGAACTCAACGGTCTCTCGGACATGGGTGCCATTCTGCAAAAGGTGATCGAAGTAGCTGCAGAGGCTTTGAAGTTTGAGGACTGCTCGCTCTTTTTGTATGACCGAGCTTCGAGCAAACTGATATTGAGGGCTTCCCGCGGTCCTTTGGGCAAGAAGATAGGCGAGGCGTCCTATGATGTCGGTGAAGGCCTGACCGGTTGGACTGCTGAGCAGCAGCAGCCAATACGTGTGCAGAACCCCAAGAAAGACCCCCGCTGGCGAGGACGTTTCGAGGAACTGCCCGCGAGAGATTTAGGCGCGTTTATGGCGGTGCCTATCAATAGTCACAGTGGAATCCTGGGCGTGCTCAGGGTCCAGAGGAAGAAGAGCCCGTATAAGTGGTTTCCGAATGATTTTACAGAGGACGATGAGCGCGCTCTCTCGACCATATCTGTCCAGCTCGGCATCGCGCTGGACAATGCCCGTTTGCTCGACCAGCTCGTCAAAACGGAGCGTATGGCTGCCTGGGGCGAGATGTCCGCGCGTTCGGCTCATATGATCGGAAACCGTGTCTTTGCGATTAAGGGCGATGTCAACGAACTGGAATATTTGCTCCAGCAGGTCAAAATTGACGCGGGAGCTTCTCTCAAGCTCTCGGAGAGTATCAAGAAGGGCATCTTTTTGCTTGAGGAGATACTCAACGAGTTCCGCGAGTTCGTGAAGGCCACTCAGCTCGATTTGGAAGAGGTAGATATAAACGCTCTGGTGATGGAGGCAATTGAGGAAGGTTTCCCGAAGAGGTCAAAGACGAAGCTCAAGAAGAAACTTGCGCAGGATTTACCGGTGGTGATGGCCGACCCAAAGAAACTGATGCGGTGTTTCACTGAGTTGATGGAGAACTCGGTAAACTTCATGCCCGACGGCGGCGAGATAAAGATCACGACCGGTTTTGCCGACGCGAAGAGCAAGAAATGGCTCAGGCCGAACAAGCAGGGCGGCAATTATGTTCAGATTACGTTTGACGACAAGGGTCCAGGTGTGCCGACGGATCAGAAGCCGAAGATATTCGATCCGTTCTATACTTCCCGTGCCAAAGGGATGGGTCTGGGTCTATCGATAGTGAAGGGGATCGTGGATGCACATGACGGCGTCATATTTGAGAGCGGCAGGCCCGGCAAAGGCGCCAAATTCAGCATCCTGGTCCCATACGAACCTTAA
- the gyrA gene encoding DNA gyrase subunit A, protein MSNIARELIPVNIEDELKRSYMDYAMSVIISRALPDVRDGLKPVERRIFTAMNDLHIGPSAQHRKSAKITGEVMGNYHPHGDVAIYMTMVRMAQDFNSRYPMIDGQGNMGSIDPDPPAAMRYTEMRMSPYAVELLDDLEKDTVDWTDNYDQTRMEPLVLPGKFPNLLANGALGIAVGMATKIPPHNLTELCDGLSYLADNPDASVEQLMQFVKGPDFPTSGLILGTKGIRSAYETGRGQVVMQAETNIEVLEGGKSAIVVTELPYQCYKKPLIDKIAQLAKERKIDGITDIFDYSDRTGIRIQIELKRDAHPRKVLNFLLKHTDLRKTFGVIMLALVDGTPRILTLKQVMQHYIDHRVDVIVRRTKFDLRAALRRAHILEGLRIAQDHLDEIIKIIRASANSEIARNELMNRFGLSQIQAEAILNMQLRQLTALERDKIEEEYKELLKKIAALEDLLSDPQKILDVIKTDLKYLKDKYGDARKTRIVSMEANEIGDEDIIPDEETIITITRDGYIKRVPIDTYRAQKRGGKGIIGATAKEEDKMAHLFVATTHHYILFFTDRGRVYRLKAYEIPQTSRQAMGTAIINLISIEPGDKITATIAVRNMEQQGYMVMATELGEVKKTDLAEFHNLRSNGLRAFDIEEGDSLKWVDISNGDNEVVLVTAMGMSIRFHEQNLRSAGRAAGGVRGIKLNADDKVVGMTLAREGELLVATEKGFGKRTPLEQYRKQTRGGKGIKTMNLSEKTGRIVETAVVDDTDKIVIITMHGIMLKIRVCEIRSCGRSTQGVKLINLTHGDSVSSLARIPKAEAPEETLKPKPKPKKSKADLVDDMEEDVIEEVDDIEEEGSEEESEE, encoded by the coding sequence TTGAGCAACATTGCACGGGAATTAATCCCTGTAAATATCGAAGATGAACTGAAGCGCTCCTATATGGATTACGCGATGAGCGTAATCATATCGAGAGCGCTTCCTGATGTAAGGGATGGCCTGAAGCCAGTCGAGCGGCGGATATTCACGGCTATGAACGACCTTCACATTGGGCCGTCCGCGCAGCACAGAAAGTCCGCCAAGATCACCGGTGAAGTCATGGGTAACTATCATCCGCACGGTGATGTGGCCATCTACATGACCATGGTCCGAATGGCGCAGGACTTCAACTCGCGTTATCCTATGATCGACGGCCAGGGGAATATGGGCTCGATCGACCCCGATCCACCGGCGGCTATGCGATATACCGAGATGAGGATGTCGCCTTACGCGGTCGAATTGCTTGATGACCTGGAAAAGGACACGGTCGACTGGACGGACAACTACGACCAGACCCGCATGGAACCGCTTGTCCTGCCCGGCAAGTTTCCGAACCTGCTGGCCAATGGCGCTCTCGGAATTGCGGTCGGCATGGCGACCAAGATACCGCCGCACAATCTCACCGAGCTTTGTGATGGCCTCAGCTATCTGGCGGATAATCCCGATGCAAGTGTTGAGCAGCTCATGCAGTTTGTTAAGGGTCCCGACTTCCCGACATCGGGTCTGATCCTGGGCACCAAGGGCATTCGCAGCGCATATGAGACCGGCCGTGGGCAGGTAGTGATGCAGGCCGAAACCAACATTGAGGTTCTGGAGGGCGGCAAGTCTGCAATTGTGGTCACCGAACTGCCGTATCAGTGCTACAAAAAGCCTTTAATTGATAAGATTGCCCAGCTTGCGAAAGAACGCAAGATCGACGGCATCACCGATATTTTTGATTATTCGGATCGCACCGGAATCAGGATCCAGATAGAGCTAAAGCGCGACGCTCATCCGCGCAAGGTCCTCAACTTCCTGCTCAAACATACCGATCTGCGCAAGACATTCGGCGTGATAATGCTGGCTCTGGTCGACGGCACTCCGAGAATTCTCACATTGAAGCAGGTGATGCAGCACTATATCGATCACCGCGTCGACGTGATAGTCCGCCGCACCAAGTTCGACCTGCGTGCTGCGCTGCGCAGGGCGCATATTCTTGAGGGTTTGCGCATAGCGCAGGACCACCTGGACGAGATAATCAAGATTATCCGTGCGTCTGCAAACAGTGAGATCGCACGAAACGAATTAATGAACCGTTTCGGTCTCTCGCAGATCCAGGCCGAAGCGATACTCAATATGCAGCTTCGTCAGCTTACAGCTTTGGAACGCGACAAGATCGAGGAAGAATATAAGGAACTGCTCAAAAAGATTGCGGCTCTCGAAGACCTGCTCTCCGATCCGCAAAAGATTCTCGATGTAATCAAGACCGACCTCAAATATCTAAAGGACAAATACGGTGACGCGCGCAAGACCCGCATCGTATCGATGGAAGCCAACGAGATCGGCGATGAGGACATTATTCCCGACGAGGAAACGATCATCACCATCACCCGCGACGGCTACATCAAGCGTGTCCCTATCGATACATATCGCGCGCAAAAGCGGGGCGGCAAGGGTATAATCGGCGCAACCGCCAAGGAAGAGGACAAGATGGCCCATCTGTTTGTGGCCACCACTCATCATTACATCCTCTTCTTCACGGACCGAGGCCGGGTCTATAGGCTCAAGGCGTATGAGATTCCGCAGACCTCGCGTCAGGCCATGGGCACTGCGATTATCAACCTGATCTCCATAGAACCGGGTGATAAGATAACCGCCACAATCGCTGTACGCAATATGGAACAGCAGGGCTATATGGTCATGGCCACCGAGTTGGGCGAGGTCAAGAAGACCGATCTTGCCGAATTCCATAACCTGCGCTCGAACGGCCTGCGGGCATTCGATATCGAGGAGGGCGACTCCCTGAAATGGGTCGATATCTCCAACGGTGATAACGAAGTGGTGCTGGTTACTGCAATGGGTATGTCCATACGCTTCCATGAGCAGAATTTGAGGAGCGCGGGACGTGCTGCAGGCGGTGTGAGAGGAATCAAGCTCAACGCCGATGATAAAGTTGTCGGCATGACACTTGCCCGCGAGGGTGAACTGCTCGTTGCCACTGAAAAGGGATTCGGCAAGCGCACTCCTCTGGAGCAATATCGCAAACAGACCAGGGGCGGCAAAGGCATCAAGACAATGAACCTGAGCGAGAAGACCGGGCGCATTGTTGAGACAGCCGTGGTCGATGATACTGACAAGATAGTGATTATCACTATGCACGGGATCATGCTCAAGATAAGGGTTTGTGAGATTCGCTCATGCGGGCGCAGCACTCAAGGTGTAAAGCTCATCAACCTCACTCATGGCGATTCGGTGAGCAGCCTTGCACGGATACCCAAAGCTGAGGCTCCTGAGGAAACGCTCAAGCCCAAGCCTAAGCCTAAGAAGTCGAAAGCCGACCTTGTGGATGATATGGAAGAGGATGTCATCGAAGAGGTCGATGATATTGAAGAAGAGGGTTCTGAAGAAGAATCCGAAGAATAA
- a CDS encoding DUF4838 domain-containing protein → MHIQILIAALAIAPLAVTANAITLSEHGKTLYHIVVSDDATQQELTAAYQLHDYLKQVTGADFPVRSDSLIGPDEPQILVGQSKRVSKLASDVDWSALASDGIVIRTDGDKLILAGGRPRGSLYAVYSFLEDTVGCHWWTGTESYIPTKNKLDIPKLDIKYTPKLRYRETFYRDVNENPLFAVKLKLNGHFNNIPDEYGGHYNIIGWCHTFFQFLPPDKYFAAHPDWYSLIDGKRVDNKQLCLTNDEMRAEMTRVVLDLIKQNPTSGIISISQNDVDGGNCQCEKCKAIETEEESPSGPLIRFVNLIAADIEKQYPDMLVETLAYQYTLKPPAYIKPRENVVIRLCSIGCDFAKPADSDTNREFRDSMHTWSAIAPHLYVWDYVTDFARYIQPHPNMHVLGPNIKFFVGNKTMGLFEQGDAGCSIGEFVRLRAWVIAHLEWNPSSDQKQLTSEFLKGYYGSAAPFLQSYLELVHDSIGKNGQRLGCYNTDLSFLTLDVMSEATRLFDEAEKSVADDPVIFQRVRRERMTLDYAWLLRYNDLKKEAAAENVPFAPPFDPAVECDKFIERARQWNVGESRESRSFESYVPELKAMFAK, encoded by the coding sequence ATGCACATTCAAATTCTGATCGCAGCTCTTGCAATAGCGCCTCTAGCTGTTACTGCAAACGCAATTACATTATCTGAACACGGTAAAACACTATATCATATAGTAGTCTCTGATGACGCAACCCAGCAGGAGCTTACGGCAGCATATCAGTTGCATGATTACCTCAAGCAAGTCACCGGAGCGGATTTTCCTGTTCGCAGTGATTCCCTGATTGGCCCTGATGAGCCACAAATACTCGTTGGCCAGTCCAAACGAGTAAGTAAACTGGCTTCGGATGTGGATTGGTCGGCTTTGGCTAGTGATGGTATTGTAATCCGCACGGACGGAGACAAACTTATCCTTGCGGGCGGACGACCACGCGGGAGCCTATATGCAGTCTACAGTTTTTTGGAGGATACGGTCGGCTGCCATTGGTGGACCGGAACCGAGAGCTACATTCCAACGAAAAATAAGCTGGATATACCCAAGTTGGATATCAAGTATACTCCCAAACTGAGGTATAGAGAGACATTTTACAGGGATGTGAATGAGAATCCGCTCTTTGCAGTAAAGCTCAAGCTAAACGGTCACTTTAATAACATTCCCGATGAGTATGGTGGGCATTATAACATCATTGGATGGTGTCATACTTTCTTCCAATTTCTGCCGCCGGATAAGTATTTTGCAGCCCATCCCGACTGGTACAGCTTAATCGACGGCAAACGTGTAGATAACAAACAACTATGCCTTACCAATGATGAAATGCGTGCCGAGATGACCCGGGTTGTGCTGGATTTGATCAAGCAGAATCCAACTTCGGGTATCATATCCATCAGTCAAAATGATGTAGATGGAGGCAATTGCCAATGCGAGAAATGCAAAGCCATCGAGACTGAAGAGGAGTCACCGTCCGGTCCATTGATCAGGTTCGTAAATTTAATTGCCGCGGATATTGAGAAGCAATACCCGGATATGCTGGTGGAAACGCTTGCATATCAATATACACTCAAGCCGCCTGCTTACATAAAGCCGAGAGAGAACGTAGTCATACGTCTGTGCAGCATCGGCTGCGACTTTGCAAAGCCGGCGGACAGTGACACGAACCGTGAATTTAGGGATAGCATGCATACATGGAGTGCAATTGCACCGCATCTGTATGTTTGGGATTACGTTACCGACTTTGCTCGCTATATACAGCCGCATCCGAATATGCATGTGCTGGGTCCAAATATCAAATTCTTTGTGGGCAACAAAACAATGGGGCTGTTTGAGCAAGGTGATGCGGGTTGTTCTATAGGTGAGTTTGTGAGGCTGCGCGCATGGGTTATTGCTCACCTGGAATGGAATCCGTCCAGTGATCAGAAACAGCTTACAAGCGAATTCCTAAAGGGATACTATGGCAGCGCAGCGCCATTTCTTCAATCCTATCTCGAACTGGTTCATGATTCTATCGGAAAGAATGGTCAACGCTTGGGCTGCTATAATACGGATCTATCATTCCTTACCCTTGATGTAATGAGTGAAGCTACCAGGCTTTTTGATGAAGCGGAAAAATCGGTGGCGGATGACCCTGTAATATTTCAGCGTGTCAGACGTGAAAGAATGACTCTGGATTATGCCTGGCTTCTACGATATAACGATCTCAAAAAAGAAGCCGCAGCCGAAAATGTCCCGTTTGCTCCACCATTTGACCCTGCAGTCGAATGTGACAAATTTATTGAGAGAGCCAGACAATGGAATGTGGGTGAGAGCAGGGAGTCTAGATCTTTCGAGTCTTACGTTCCTGAGCTTAAGGCTATGTTTGCAAAGTAG